A single region of the Ictalurus punctatus breed USDA103 chromosome 26, Coco_2.0, whole genome shotgun sequence genome encodes:
- the LOC108258748 gene encoding cytochrome P450 3A30 — translation MAYWWSFPAETWALIVILISLILLYGYWPHGFFKRLGVPGPKPVPFIGTMLEYRKGVHHFDMACFQKYGKIWGIYDARQPVLCILDTEIIKTVLIKECYSLFTNRRNFRLNGPLYDAVSVVEDEDWRRIRSVLSPSFTSGRLKEMFGIMKSHSRSLVENLQKTSERGESADIKEFFGAYSMDVVTSTAFSVDIDSLNNPKDPFVSNIKKMLKFDFLNPLFLAVALFPFIGPVLEKMDLAFFPTAVTDFFYASLQKIKSERVAQDHKRRVDFMQLMIDSQKSEKDDQNGKETNKGLNDHEILSQSMMFIFAGYETTSSTLSFLFYNLASNPDTMKKLQEEIDETFPNKAEVDYDTVMNMDYLDAALNESLRLYPIALRLERVCKKTVEINGLTIPKDTVVMVPTYALHRDPEYWTDPEVFRPERFTQENKKSIEQYAYMPFGLGPRNCIGMRFALVAMKLAVVEILQKFDISLSEETKRPLKLSSSGLLAPEQPIKLKFTPRKMSDSCNSNHINS, via the exons ATGGCGTATTGGTGGAGTTTTCCGGCGGAGACGTGGGCTCTGATCGTGATCCTCATCAGTCTGATCCTGCT GTACGGGTACTGGCCACACGGTTTCTTTAAGCGTTTGGGAGTTCCTGGTCCTAAACCGGTGCCATTTATTGGAACCATGTTAGAATATCGTAAG GGAGTGCATCATTTTGATATGGCGTGTTTTCAGAAGTACGGCAAGATTTGGGG TATATACGACGCGAGACAGCCGGTCCTCTGTATCCTGGACACCGAGATCATCAAAACCGTCCTGATTAAAGAGTGTTACTCTCTCTTCACCAACCGCAGA AATTTCCGTCTAAACGGTCCTCTGTACGACGCTGTGTCCGTCGTCGAGGACGAGGACTGGAGGAGAATCAGGAGTgttctctctccatccttcacCAGCGGCagactgaaggag ATGTTTGGAATCATGAAGTCTCATTCTCGCTCGTTGGTTGAAAATCTGCAGAAGACGTCAGAACGAGGAGAATCAGCAGATATTaaaga gtTTTTCGGAGCGTACAGTATGGATGTGGTGACGAGCACAGCGTTTAGTGTCGATATCGACTCCCTGAACAACCCCAAAGATCCCTTCGTATCCAACATCAAGAAAATGCTGAAGTTTGACTTCCTCAACCCTCTGTTCCTCGCTGTCG CGTTGTTCCCCTTTATCGGGCCGGTGTTGGAGAAAATGGATTTGGCCTTTTTCCCGACCGCGGTGACTGATTTCTTTTACGCCTCCCTGCAAAAGATCAAGTCTGAACGTGTGGCTCAAGATCATAAG AGACGAGTGGACTTCATGCAGCTGATGATCGATTCTCAGAAATCAGAAAAAGACGATCAGAACGGCAAAGAGACAAACAAAG GTCTAAATGATCATGAGATCCTGTCCCAGTCCATGATGTTCATCTTTGCTGGTTATGAGACGACCAGCAGCACGCTGTCGTTTCTCTTCTACAATCTGGCCAGTAATCCAGACACGATGAAGAAACTACAGGAAGAAATCGATGAAACTTTCCCCAATAAG GCTGAAGTTGATTATGATACGGTGATGAACATGGATTATCTGGACGCTGCTCTGAACGAGTCGCTCAGGTTGTACCCGATTGCTCTTCGTCTGGAAAGAGTCTGCAAAAAAACTGTCGAAATAAATGGCCTTACCATCCCAAAGGACACCGTTGTTATGGTCCCCACTTACGCTCTACATAGGGACCCTGAATATTGGACTGATCCAGAGGTCTTCAGACCTGAGAG GTTCACTCAGGAGAATAAGAAGAGCATCGAGCAGTATGCGTACATGCCGTTTGGTTTAGGACCCAGAAACTGCATCGGGATGAGGTTTGCCCTTGTGGCCATGAAGCTGGCTGTTGTTGAGATACTGCAGAAATTCGACATCAGTCTTTCTGAGGAAACGAAG CGTCCTCTGAAGCTGAGCAGCAGTGGACTTCTCGCTCCTGAACAGCCCATCAAACTGAAATTCACGCCTCGGAAAATGTCAGACTCCTGCAACAGCAACCACATTAACTCGTAA
- the thumpd1 gene encoding THUMP domain-containing protein 1 has translation MSDSVEDGRKRRKRRYGAPQAGGKRRRGGRELEPGMQGILITCNMKERRCTAEAYSLLNEYADQLYGPEQLADPNDSSSEDDVEEALQKEVKQFHSTTENRQRRFTALESGANNVLFIRTHSIDPGQLVHSILQDLYSTRRLKSRVILRMLPVCGSCRAFPEDMLKFLSSFLQPWFLSPNHASYQICFKSRNNSHSKRDDVIKSIAGLVNRLNPKNKVDLTNPELSVIIEVIKSVCCVSVIRDYKRFRKYNLQEVAKGPATQESSKQEVAKDPATQESSKQEVAKDPATQESSKQEVAKDPATQESSKQEVAKDPATQESSKQEVAKDPATQESSKQEVGENETNQEVLKDLTSQEQGQQEVVESKANQTEEQNVGGDSVIKKEEKE, from the exons ATGTCTGACAGCGTGGAGGacgggaggaagaggaggaagaggaggtatGGTGCCCCCCAGGCGGGCGGAAAGCGGCGGAGAGGTGGCAGGGAGCTGGAGCCAGGCATGCAGGGCATCCTCATCACCTGTAACATGAAGGAGCGCCGATGCACCGCCGAGGCCTACAGCCTGCTGAACGAGTACGCAGACCAGCTGTACGGTCCAGAACag TTAGCAGACCCTAATGACAGCAGCAGTGAGGATGATGTGGAGGAAGCGCTGCAGAAGGAGGTGAAACAGTTCCATTCGACCACAGAGAACCGACAGAGACGCTTTACAGCACTCGAGAGTGGAGCAAATAACGTCTTGTTCATCCGCACACACAGCattg acccGGGTCAGTTAGTGCACTCTATCCTGCAGGACCTGTATAGTACTCGGAGGTTGAAGTCGAGGGTGATATTGCGGATGTTGCCGGTGTGTGGGTCGTGTAGAGCGTTCCCTGAAGACATGCTGAAGTTCCTGTCCTCGTTCCTGCAGCCGTGGTTCCTCTCTCCGAACCACGCCTCCTACCAGATCTGCTTCAAATCCCGCAACAACAGCCACAGCAAGAGGGACGACGTCATCAAGAGCATCGCTG GTTTGGTGAACCGGCTAAATCCGAAGAACAAAGTGGACCTGACCAATCCGGAGCTCAGCGTCATCATTGAGGTGATAAAGTCGGTGTGCTGCGTCAGCGTGATCCGAGACTACAAACGCTTCCGAAAATACAACCTACAGGAAGTGGCCAAGGGCCCAGCCACCCAGGAGTCATCCAAACAGGAAGTGGCAAAGGACCCGGCCACCCAGGAGTCATCCAAACAGGAAGTGGCAAAGGACCCGGCCACCCAGGAGTCATCCAAACAGGAAGTGGCAAAGGACCCGGCCACCCAGGAGTCATCCAAACAGGAAGTGGCAAAGGACCCGGCCACCCAGGAGTCATCCAAACAGGAAGTGGCAAAGGACCCGGCCACCCAGGAGTCatccaaacaggaagtgggGGAAAATGAAACGAACCAGGAAGTGCTGAAAGACTTGACCAGTCAGGAGCAGGGCCAACAGGAAGTGGTTGAGAGCAAAGCCAATCAGACAGAAGAGCAGAATGTGGGCGGGGACAGTGTGATAAAAAAGGAGGAGAAAGAGTAA
- the LOC108258783 gene encoding secretory phospholipase A2 receptor translates to MVTMFLLVLLSAFSPPVHSRLSTFHYIPSKMTQTAARAACREKYTDLVTVYSYEDNTDLYNMTEKAGIRSGWIGLYRSNFSEKWSNGDPVTFRNLAGDCGTSSCCAAMKTDGAWESLQCNITRHFMCYERDTSSQTPNYHLILENKTWSGAQRYCRGKYTDLVSIRDQQQNEEVKIKGLNSKNPFWIGLLCDDWQWTDGGNSTYRNWGSGQPRPSSSDCVVLKGGKWESHSCDHRHYPLCYYTSIHVSDEALSWEEALDYCREGNRARFLSIDSESEQREVESELRRRRVSEPVWVGLRQSRLFGFWIWADWKAVFPYSYWDEGKQPEHHLSQHCGAVDPRSDFRWRDMNCQSRYKALCLIKCSP, encoded by the exons ATGGTAACCATGTTCCTGTTGGTCCTGCTCTCAG CTTTTTCTCCTCCAGTCCACAGCCGTCTCTCTACGTTCCATTACATTCCGAGTAAGATGACTCAGACTGCGGCTCGGGCAGCTTGCAGAGAAAAATACACCGACCTCGTCACTGTGTACTCTTATGAAGACAACACTGACCTGTATAATATGACGGAGAAGGCTGGTATCAGAAGCGGCTGGATCGGACTCTATCGCAGTAACTTCAGTGAGAAATGGTCTAATGGTGATCCTGTAACATTCAGAAATCTGGCAGGGGATTGTGGGACATCGAGCTGCTGTGCTGCTATGAAGACTGATGGtgcatgggaaagtcttcagtgcAACATTACACGACATTTCATGTGCTATGAACGAG ACACTTCTTCACAGACTCCCAATTATCATCTAATCCTTGAGAATAAGACCTGGTCTGGTGCTCAGCGTTACTGCAGGGGGAAATACACTGACCTGGTCAGTATCAGAGATCAGCAGCAGAATGAAGAGGTGAAGATTAAAGGGTTAAACAGCAAGAATCCCTTCTGGATCGGCCTGCTGTGTGATGACTGGCAGTGGACCGATGGAGGAAACTCCACCTACAGAAACTGGGGGAGTGGCCAACCTCGGCCATCATCAAGTGACTGTGTGGTACTGAAAGGAGGGAAATGGGAATCACATTCATGTGATCATCGTCACTACCCTCTGTGCTACTACA CTTCCATCCATGTGAGTGATGAGGCTCTGAGCTGGGAGGAAGCGCTGGATTACTGTCGTGAAGGGAACAGGGCTAGATTTCTGAGCATCGATTCTGAATCTGAACAGAGAGAGGTGGAGTCTGAGCTCAGGAGGAGGCGTGTCTCTGAGCCGGTGTGGGTGGGGCTTAGACAGAGCCGACTCTTTGGGTTCTGGATCTGGGCCGATTGGAAGGCCGTGTTTCCGTACTCCTACTGGGATGAAGGGAAACAGCCCGAGCATCATCTCTCTCAGCACTGCGGCGCCGTCGATCCACGGAGCGACTTCAGATGGAGAGATATGAACTGTCAGTCTCGGTATAAAGCTCTGTGTCTCATCAAATGCTCTCCATAG